The genomic stretch ATTTTTGCTGCCAGCTGTATGCCGAACCACCTCGATAACGGACTCGGCAACGGTCGGAAGATGTACCGGCCGGAAATGCAGCTGAATATTGCCGTTTTTGAGACTAGAGAAATCAAGAATATCATGAATAAGGACAGAAAGACGTTTGCCTGTCGCGGCAATCATGGCAATGTGGCGCGACTGTTCTTCCGTAATGCTCCCAGCCGCCCCTTCCACGAGTGAATCCGCCATATTAATAATGCCATGAAGCGGCGTTCTCAGCTCATGCGAGGTGTTCGCTAAAAATTCATCCTTCAATACATCTAAGGTAAGCAGCCTCTGCGACAGCTGTTCAACCTCTGTATACGAGTTTGCAAATCGACTCGCTATCATCATGGCCTGTGCAATGACAAAAAACAGCATTTCATAGGATACGACCGCTAAGGTGTCAAAAATACCGAGCAGAAGCAAGGATTGCAGCACGATAATAATAAAAATGCTTAAAATACTTAGCGATTCAAAAAAAATATGGTTAGATCTTTGCAGCAAGCTTCTCAGCATAATGAATAATACAAACATCATTGTGCTGAAAGCTGTTGCAACAACTAGAGCTTCCAACTCTGAATATAAGCTGGTTGGCAGAAGAAGCGTACAAGCGATCTGCGTAATCGTCACGATTTTAAACCAGCGCAGCAGCTTGGGTGAAGTGGTTGGAAGCGACACAGTTGACGCATATAAAAGTAAAAAATAATAAATAGATGCTGCCGAGGTTGCTTGAATTTTGAGAATAACCGTATAGGACATCCATGGAACCGCCTCAGCAAGCAGCTTTTCTCCATGTGTCAGCACATATAAACAGCTAGCGAGGCATACTAAGCCTAGATAAAGCAGTGACCGCTCCTTCCTCAGCTTTCGATAGAAAAGCAGCAGGAATATAGCAGGCACAACAGAGGCTACAGCCGAAATCAGTTCCTGAAGGACTCTCCACTCCCGATTTTGAAGCACGCTCTTCTGATCGCCAAAAGAAACAGGTATGAAGATTCCCCCGGAGCTATACACATAATTAGCGACCTGAATAATAATTTCTACGGTATTTCCCTCAACAAATGTAAAGCCAACGTAAGGCACATTATTGTGCTTCGTCGTCTGAGGAACAGCCGTTGGCATTCCGCTCGCGCCTATCTCGCGGCCGTTCATGAATACCCGATTCGCCATCCGAATGTTGCCTGTATGTATGCCAAATATGTTGTCCGAAGCATTGCTTAGATGGACCACTAAACGGTAAGTACCGTAGCCATAAGGCTCTTTCGAATCCTTGGTCCCCATATATTTGTTCCATAACCCCGGTACCTCTACATAAATGGCCGACTCGTTTAATTGCCCAGCCTCCGCCTGCGCAAACGCCTCAGATGTCAGCAGCTGGTTCTGGTAAAATTCCCATTCTCCTTTTAAAGAAACAATGCCATCCTTGGAAAAATTCCAATCTCGCAAATCGATAATGCCGCCCTTGGCTACGGGCATGCCCATGCTGGAATATATCATTGAAACAATAAAGCATGCAGGCAGTACAAAGCCCAGCAGTATACTGGCTGCAATAGGCAGCTTAAGCCGATTCATCCTCTTCTCCCCATTCCTCTTCGAATGCCAGATAACTTCATCATAACTGCTGTCGCCTGAGCCCGGCAATCATTTCCTTGCTTCTGGCTCAGGCAGAAGTAAGCAGGAATGAAAAAAAAAGATGAATGCCGTTTGCGCACATTCATCTTCCTAATTCTTCTTTCAGCCATTCTCTATTCTTTCATTAATGAACGCAAATCACTGGTATCAATAACGAGATGAATATTGTTCATCGTGCGAAGCGAGCCGGAGATAATTCCCGCAAGACGCCCCTGCTCATCGAGCAGCGGTCCGCCTGACATGCCGCTTGCAATTTGGGCTGATGTGAGTATGCGGGGTCTGCCATTGATTTCTGCTTGCGGATTATTAACAATCCCCTCAGTAATAATGGGCGTGTTGCGCAGCGGATAACCGATAGCAAATACTTTCTCGCCATACTTTACAGCAGCACCTCTTATCGAAAGCTTATTATAGGGTGTTATTTTCCCTTTAGCGTCTTTGCGCTCAGGAAGCTTCAGCAGCGCCGCATCCGTAAGCTCATCATATTTAAGCAGCTTAATCGACTTGACGACACTGCCATCAGACAGGACAGCCTCGAGCAGCTCCGCACCTTTCACAACGTGATAGGCGGTTGCCGCTTGACCATCCGAGGAGATAAGCACTCCGCTGCCAACCGCAAGTACGGTGCCGTCACTGCGCAGCGCCCGCACATAAATGACAGCTTCGTTTGCCTTGCTATAAATTTGCTCTGCGTTTTGTACCGCTGGCGTCTCCGCTTCAGCACCTGTATACGAAACGATGGAAGAAATCAGGAATAGGATCAAGCACGCTACAGCCAATTTCCGATTAATGGTTAGCTTCATTTCTTATCTCCTCTTCCCCTACTTAATAACAGCTGACATAATTTCTTCATATGCCCAGTGCGATGCTGGCAAATCTTCATATGAAACAGCTATCTGTCCTTGCTTTTGCGCTCCGATGACCCGATTAATAAGAACTACCGCCTGCGCTCTTGAAATTTCATCATTTGGCCGGAACGTTCCGTTAGGGAATCCTTGTACATAACCTGCTGAGGTAAAGGCATTAACATATTTCTCTGACCAATGTCCCTTCACATCGGAGAGCGACGCCACTCCTGGCTGTGCTACAGAAAGCTTCAGCACTCTCGACATAATGACAACGAACTCGGCTCTTGTAAGGCCACGATCGCTTCTAAAGGTTCCATTCGGATAGCCTTCCACGATCCCTGCTGAAGTAAAGAAGGAAACCAACCCTTCTTCTCCCTCGCTTACGTCGCTAAACAAACTGCCTACGCTCACTTGCTCCATATCGAGCAGCAGCGAGAGCGATTTGATTAGCTCATACCGAGTCAGCGCTGCGTTTGGCTGAAATAAACCGTTCGTATAGCCTGAAATATATGGAGTTTGACTGGCATTGCTCTTCAGCTCATAATTTGCATTTGCTACCGTATAAGCAATGGTGACTACTTCATCATTTTTATTGGTCATCGCTTTAATGGTCATATTGCCAGTAATGAGAATTGGACCTATATATTGAAGACTGTTTGTTGTTGGAGCAG from Paenibacillus sp. FSL H8-0548 encodes the following:
- a CDS encoding serine protease produces the protein MKLTINRKLAVACLILFLISSIVSYTGAEAETPAVQNAEQIYSKANEAVIYVRALRSDGTVLAVGSGVLISSDGQAATAYHVVKGAELLEAVLSDGSVVKSIKLLKYDELTDAALLKLPERKDAKGKITPYNKLSIRGAAVKYGEKVFAIGYPLRNTPIITEGIVNNPQAEINGRPRILTSAQIASGMSGGPLLDEQGRLAGIISGSLRTMNNIHLVIDTSDLRSLMKE
- a CDS encoding ATP-binding protein, giving the protein MNRLKLPIAASILLGFVLPACFIVSMIYSSMGMPVAKGGIIDLRDWNFSKDGIVSLKGEWEFYQNQLLTSEAFAQAEAGQLNESAIYVEVPGLWNKYMGTKDSKEPYGYGTYRLVVHLSNASDNIFGIHTGNIRMANRVFMNGREIGASGMPTAVPQTTKHNNVPYVGFTFVEGNTVEIIIQVANYVYSSGGIFIPVSFGDQKSVLQNREWRVLQELISAVASVVPAIFLLLFYRKLRKERSLLYLGLVCLASCLYVLTHGEKLLAEAVPWMSYTVILKIQATSAASIYYFLLLYASTVSLPTTSPKLLRWFKIVTITQIACTLLLPTSLYSELEALVVATAFSTMMFVLFIMLRSLLQRSNHIFFESLSILSIFIIIVLQSLLLLGIFDTLAVVSYEMLFFVIAQAMMIASRFANSYTEVEQLSQRLLTLDVLKDEFLANTSHELRTPLHGIINMADSLVEGAAGSITEEQSRHIAMIAATGKRLSVLIHDILDFSSLKNGNIQLHFRPVHLPTVAESVIEVVRHTAGSKNIRFIQSWPEHMPLLHADEDRLVQVLYNLLGNAVKFTHEGEISISAALLGERVMVTVADTGIGMNTERLEDVFHSNYKSAEGYDPAYKGSGFGLGITKKLVELGGGRIWLEPERQVGTAIHFTSPISDVLHITDTSAYKTMLLTEAHSSSEAAAGMEIEALHEERASAGTILIVDDDPVNLQVLRNLLSVERYTVIAATQGAEALNELQQNLNIDLVIADWMMPGMSGLELTRFIRERFLMSELPVLLLTSRSYPDDMEKAFQAGINDFLSKPMESKELRARVRTLIQLRQSVQQAVRSEIAFLQAQIKPHFLYNALNTVISICPGNPDKAAQLLMELSQYLRGSFDFQHRDRLVSVQKEIELVKSYVMLEQARFEDRLQVKYEVNEELATLIPPLSIQPLVENAIRHGIMRKSYGGTVTIRVTEIEHGISVSVSDNGVGMSEEWAAQLLAGKAEGRIGVGLRNIHQRLIGLYGKGLEVSSREKEGTTVSFTITRTKIAGSASAGARGD